The Montipora foliosa isolate CH-2021 chromosome 1, ASM3666993v2, whole genome shotgun sequence genome has a window encoding:
- the LOC137995236 gene encoding hepatocyte nuclear factor 4-gamma-like isoform X2 — protein MLSGLRMILKGDDGDNGACLICGDKATGKHYGASSCDGCKGFFRRSVRKNHVYACRFQRNCVINKDKRNQCRFCRLRKCFRAGMKKEAVQNERDTISKRPRGEDTDSRHGLTTSVLLSAEILSRPASSPPESISLDKEASYNDICESMRQQLLVLVEWAKHIPAFCELLLDDQVALLRAHASEHLLLGVSRRSLNLKDVLLLGNDLVIPRTAGDAEVRRIANRILDELVEPMKEWNVDDTEHACLKAIVFFNPDAKGLSDSHKIKQLRFEVQTMLEDHIAKDQYDSRGKFGELLLMLPTMQSIAKEMIDQVQFARLFGVVKVDNLLQEMLLGGTNIAEQLDAANMGQVASPPMASPPPSAGPTPLSPVSTLPSAHPELYNAGLVTHGMMPGGVPAHTAAIPMVQDSRPFVAVPSSSLPGGVIPKTERFDT, from the exons ATGCTTAGTGGACTTCGTATGATTCTAAAAG GAGATGATGGCGACAACGGTGCCTGCTTGATCTGTGGCGACAAGGCGACAGGAAAGCATTATGGAGCGTCGAGCTGTGATGGCTGTAAAGGTTTCTTCAGGCGAAGCGTTCGGAAAAACCACGTCTACGCTTGCCGTTTTCAGAGAAATTGTGTCATCAACAAGGACAAGCGAAACCAGTGCCGTTTCTGTCGGCTAAGGAAGTGTTTCCGGGCAGGAATGAAGAAGGAGG CTGTGCAAAATGAAAGGGACACCATTTCCAAAAGACCCCGTGGAGAGGATACAGATAGTCGTCACGGTCTGACCACAAGTGTATTGTTATCAGCTGAGATTCTGTCACGTCCTGCCTCCTCACCTCCTG AGAGCATAAGCCTGGATAAAGAAGCAAGCTACAATGACATCTGTGAATCAATGCGACAGCAACTTCTGGTGTTAGTTGAGTGGGCAAAACACATACCTGCCTTTTGTGAACTCTTACTGGATGATCAGGTGGCATTATTACGGGCACATGCCTCTGAACATTTACTGCTGGGTGTCTCGAGACGCTCGCTGAACTTAAAGGATGTTTTATTACTTGGAAATGATCTGGTAATACCTCGAACAGCTGGAGATGCCGAGGTGCGGAGAATTGCCAATCGTATCCTTGATGAACTTGTGGAACCCATGAAAGAATGGAATGTTGATGACACCGAACATGCTTGTCTCAAGGCAATTGTTTTCTTTAATCCTG ATGCCAAAGGACTTAGTGATTCTCACAAGATCAAGCAATTAAGATTTGAAGTACAGACTATGCTTGAAGATCATATTGCCAAGGATCAGTACGATAGCAGAGGAAAATTTGGAGAACTGCTTCTCATGCTTCCAACAATGCAAAGCATAGCAAAGGAGATGATAGATCAAGTACAGTTTGCCAGACTGTTTGGTGTGGTTAAAGTTGACAACCTTCTTCAGGAAATGCTTCTTGGCG GTACCAACATTGCAGAACAGTTAGATGCAGCAAACATGGGCCAGGTAGCCTCACCTCCAATGGCATCTCCCCCACCCTCTGCTGGTCCAACACCATTATCTCCAGTAAGCACCCTCCCCTCTGCACATCCTGAGCTGTACAATGCAGGCTTAGTGACTCATGGCATGATGCCAGGAGGTGTCCCTGCTCACACAGCAGCAATTCCGATGGTTCAGGACAGTAGACCATTTGTGGCGGTTCCATCAAGCTCTCTGCCTGGAGGTGTCATACCAAAAACCGAGAGATTTGATACATGA
- the LOC137995236 gene encoding hepatocyte nuclear factor 4-gamma-like isoform X1: protein MTDKLANGVKQADSASKSGDDGDNGACLICGDKATGKHYGASSCDGCKGFFRRSVRKNHVYACRFQRNCVINKDKRNQCRFCRLRKCFRAGMKKEAVQNERDTISKRPRGEDTDSRHGLTTSVLLSAEILSRPASSPPESISLDKEASYNDICESMRQQLLVLVEWAKHIPAFCELLLDDQVALLRAHASEHLLLGVSRRSLNLKDVLLLGNDLVIPRTAGDAEVRRIANRILDELVEPMKEWNVDDTEHACLKAIVFFNPDAKGLSDSHKIKQLRFEVQTMLEDHIAKDQYDSRGKFGELLLMLPTMQSIAKEMIDQVQFARLFGVVKVDNLLQEMLLGGTNIAEQLDAANMGQVASPPMASPPPSAGPTPLSPVSTLPSAHPELYNAGLVTHGMMPGGVPAHTAAIPMVQDSRPFVAVPSSSLPGGVIPKTERFDT, encoded by the exons ATGACGGACAAACTAGCAAATGGTGTGAAGCAGGCGGACAGCGCCAGCAAGAGCG GAGATGATGGCGACAACGGTGCCTGCTTGATCTGTGGCGACAAGGCGACAGGAAAGCATTATGGAGCGTCGAGCTGTGATGGCTGTAAAGGTTTCTTCAGGCGAAGCGTTCGGAAAAACCACGTCTACGCTTGCCGTTTTCAGAGAAATTGTGTCATCAACAAGGACAAGCGAAACCAGTGCCGTTTCTGTCGGCTAAGGAAGTGTTTCCGGGCAGGAATGAAGAAGGAGG CTGTGCAAAATGAAAGGGACACCATTTCCAAAAGACCCCGTGGAGAGGATACAGATAGTCGTCACGGTCTGACCACAAGTGTATTGTTATCAGCTGAGATTCTGTCACGTCCTGCCTCCTCACCTCCTG AGAGCATAAGCCTGGATAAAGAAGCAAGCTACAATGACATCTGTGAATCAATGCGACAGCAACTTCTGGTGTTAGTTGAGTGGGCAAAACACATACCTGCCTTTTGTGAACTCTTACTGGATGATCAGGTGGCATTATTACGGGCACATGCCTCTGAACATTTACTGCTGGGTGTCTCGAGACGCTCGCTGAACTTAAAGGATGTTTTATTACTTGGAAATGATCTGGTAATACCTCGAACAGCTGGAGATGCCGAGGTGCGGAGAATTGCCAATCGTATCCTTGATGAACTTGTGGAACCCATGAAAGAATGGAATGTTGATGACACCGAACATGCTTGTCTCAAGGCAATTGTTTTCTTTAATCCTG ATGCCAAAGGACTTAGTGATTCTCACAAGATCAAGCAATTAAGATTTGAAGTACAGACTATGCTTGAAGATCATATTGCCAAGGATCAGTACGATAGCAGAGGAAAATTTGGAGAACTGCTTCTCATGCTTCCAACAATGCAAAGCATAGCAAAGGAGATGATAGATCAAGTACAGTTTGCCAGACTGTTTGGTGTGGTTAAAGTTGACAACCTTCTTCAGGAAATGCTTCTTGGCG GTACCAACATTGCAGAACAGTTAGATGCAGCAAACATGGGCCAGGTAGCCTCACCTCCAATGGCATCTCCCCCACCCTCTGCTGGTCCAACACCATTATCTCCAGTAAGCACCCTCCCCTCTGCACATCCTGAGCTGTACAATGCAGGCTTAGTGACTCATGGCATGATGCCAGGAGGTGTCCCTGCTCACACAGCAGCAATTCCGATGGTTCAGGACAGTAGACCATTTGTGGCGGTTCCATCAAGCTCTCTGCCTGGAGGTGTCATACCAAAAACCGAGAGATTTGATACATGA